From Brassica oleracea var. oleracea cultivar TO1000 chromosome C3, BOL, whole genome shotgun sequence, a single genomic window includes:
- the LOC106329192 gene encoding protein FATTY ACID EXPORT 2, chloroplastic produces the protein MAELLLSSSAQSSLLNVRPRILSFNTPSASPIRSIAFTNSKGFHPLAFKSGHQRLSSGADSTKLITCITVNCVDSGAKAVEVEPVIGGGGGGGIGGDKFGGGGGGGDDNDEGEGGGEEGSGGKTPLPLSMSQKLTLGYAFLVGVGGLMGYLKSGSQKSLLAGGLSAAVLLFVFRELPTKPVLASTIGVVMAGALTWVMGTRYMGSKKIFPAGVVSFMSFIMTGGYIHGIMRSLH, from the exons ATGGCGGAGTTGCTTTTGAGTTCGTCGGCACAGTCTTCTCTCCTTAATGTCAGACCCAGGATCCTCTCGTTCAATACCCCTTCTGCTTCACCGATCCGAAGTATCGCCTTCACTAATTCCAAAGGTTTTCATCCTTTAGCGTTCAAATCTGGTCACCAAAGACTCTCCTCTGGTGCCGATTCGACCAAGTTGATCACTTGTATTACTGTTAACTGCGTCGATTCGGGAGCCAAAGCTGTTGAAGTTGAACCTGTGATCGGCGGAGGAGGAGGTGGTGGAATCGGAGGGGACAAGTTCGGCGGGGGTGGGGGAGGCGGAGATGATAATGACGAAGGAGAAGGCGGCGGGGAGGAGGGGAGTGGTGGGAAGACGCCTTTGCCTTTGTCTATGTCGCAGAAGTTGACTCTTGGTTACGCTTTCCTTGTTGGAG TTGGTGGGCTGATGGGTTATCTGAAGAGCGGTAGCCAGAAATCGCTGCTTGCGGGTGGACTTTCAGCTGCTGTTCTGCTCTTTGTCTTCCGTGAGCTCCCAACTAAACCTGTTCTTGCTTCAACCATTGGTGTGG TGATGGCGGGTGCATTAACGTGGGTGATGGGAACTCGGTACATGGGTTCCAAGAAGATATTTCCGGCTGGAGTCGTGTCCTTCATGTCTTTCATTATGACCGGAGGATACATACATGGCATCATGCGCAGCCTTCACTAA